Below is a genomic region from Campylobacter geochelonis.
TCTCCTGTTTATATCCAAGCTGATAAAAATTTGGTATATAACGATGTTATGTTTGTTTTAAAAACACTCAAAAAAGCAGGATTTATAAAAGTCGCTCTTCAAACTGCTGGGTAAAATATGCAAACCAAAAAAGTTGGCGTAAATTTTCCAGAGCTTTCATCGCTTCTAGTAGCTATAATCATATATATTTTTGCTATATCAGCGTTACTTTATACGGCGACTAAAAGTGAGCTTGCATCTGTAAAATATACAAAAGATAAAGATGCCTATATGGATATTTATCTGCAAGATATAGATGACTCGCCAACACCAATCGCACCTCAAAAAGCAGATACTAAAGAGAAAAATATAGATAAAAAAGCAGAGAAACCAGATGAAGAAGAAAAACTTAAAACTACAAATAAAAAAGTAGAAGAAGCTCCTAAAAAAACAGAAAAAGCTAAAAGCGAAGATAAAGCAAAAGAGGAAAAAACCACGCTATCTCCACTTGCGCAAAAACAAGTTGATGAGAATAAAACATCTAAAAAAGAGCCAGAAAAAGTGGTAAAAAAAGAGGATAGTTTAAGTGATCTTTTTGCTAGCATTGATCAAGATGCTATTAAGAAAAACGAAGAAGCGGTTCAAAGCAGAAAAAAAAGCGACAAAGTAACGACTGGTGCGACTAAGAAAAACACAAGCACTCAAAATGCAACCACCAAAGGCGACGAGGCTCGAGGAAAGTCACAAAGAACAGGCGTTTATAATAAATTTATAGGCGAGGTTGATAGTACGCTAACAAACATATGGTCAACGTATCGTGCGCTACCAAACCAAGATGCTACAGTTGAGATAACTATAGATAAAAACGGAAAGCTAAGTTATACTATAACGCAGCTTTCTTTTAGTACTGAATTTAATCAAAAATTTAGAGATTTTCTATCTCGCGTCGAGCGCATACAGTTCCCTTCGCCACCAGATGGCAAGCCTTATATACACAGATACAAGATGAAAGATCTGATAAATAACTAGAAATTTAAAAATATATAATAGAATTAGAAAATAAAATTTAAAGGAGAAAGTGTGAAAAAAATTTTTTTAATTTTTTCATTTTGTTTAGCTCTTTTTGCAGATGATGCAACGACAACTATCGTAAATCAAGGCGTTTCTTTACCCAAGATAGTTGTCCAAGATGCATCAAATTTAAGTGATGTAAATTTGCAAAACCAGTTTTTTAAACTTATGGTTGGTGATTTAAAAGTTGGAGCAACTTTTGAAGTAGATAGTAGTTATTACCAAAGCTCATATGATGGAGATTACACTACAAATTTAGCTTCAACTCCAGCGCTGATTGTAAGATATGAAGTAAGTGGTTCTAAAAACTCATCTATGAGTCTTAAAACAAAGGTTTTAAATGCAACTAATGGAAGCGTTGTTTATGAGTCTAAATTTGATATGCAAGATGGAAACAAATTCCCATTTTTAGCTCATCGCGTGGTTGCTGAGATAGTTAAGAGTTTGGGTTATTCAGATGTTGATTGGATGAACAAGATGATACTTTTTTCAAGATACACATCTGCAAAAACAAGTGAAATTTTAATAGCCGATTATACTTTAACTTATCAAAAAAGCGTGGTTAATGGCGGCTTAAATATATTTCCAAAATGGGCAGGAGCCGCCCAAGAGGCATTTTACTACACAACTTATATAAATGGAAATATTCCAACTATTTATAAATATAATCTTTCAAATGGCGGAAAAAGTCAAATATTTACCGGTAGAGGCATGACTATAGCGTCTGATGTTAGCCTTGATGGCTCAAAACTGCTTATAACAGATGCGCCAGAAGAGCAAGCAGATATTTTTATATATGATATGAGAAGTAGAAGTAAAACAAAGGTAACAAACTATCCAGGAATCGATGTTAATGGAAATTTTGTTGATAATGACAGTAGGGTTGTTTTTGTAAGCGATAGACTTGGTTATCCAAATATTTTCGCGCAAGATATAGGTAGCGGAAATGTCGAACAGATGGTATTTCATGGTAAAAATAACAACTCGATTAGCACAAATGGAAGTTATATAGTCTATTCAAGTCGTGAAAGTAATGGAGAATTTAACATATATATGATATCAACTCAAACTGATTATATCAGACAGCTAACAGCTGGTGGTAAAAATATGTTCCCTAGATTTTCAAGCGATGGCGGAAGTATTATTTATATAAAAGATTCAGGTTATCAAAGTGCGGTTGGTATAATAAGAGTTAATGAAAACAGAAGTTTTCAATTTCCATTAAAAATCGGTAAAATTCAATCTTTGGATTGGTGAGCTTATAGTAATTTTTTTAAATTTGTGATATAATTCACAAAAATCTTAATAAAAGGTGGTAGTAGTATGAAACATATAGTTTTAACTTCAGTAGCAGTAGTTGCTCTTTTTGTAGCTGGTTGTAGCAAGAAAACTCCAGAGGTTGACATGAGTCAAACTCAAATGACAGATGCTGAGAAGCTTGCGCAACTTGCATCACAAATTCAAAACGATGTTCAAAATGTATATTTTGACTTCGATAAATACAATGTAAAAGCTGATCAAAAACCAGTTGTAAACAGCAATGCAGCACTTTTCAACCAAGCTGGCGCAGAGGCTTTAAATGTTAAAGTAGAAGGCAACTGCGATGAGTGGGGAACAGATGAGTATAACTATGCGCTTGGCTTAAAAAGAGCGAAAGCTGTAAAAGATGCTTTGGTTAGTGAAGGTATCAACGCTGATAGAGTTTCTGTAGTAAGCTATGGCGAGAGCAATCCGGTTTGTACAGATAAAACAAAATCTTGCGATGCTCAAAACAGACGTGATGAATTTAAAGTTTCTTTCTAATCTTATATGAAGAAAATTTTATTAATGGTGGCTCTTATAGGAGCCACTTCTTTCACTTTTGCTGAGGAAGTTTCTGTTTTTGAAGCGGGTAATATAGCTTCTGATAATCCATACGGACTTACAGAAAATGAACAAGTACTTCTTGCTAATAAAAAAAGAGTTGATAACATACAAGCTACTTTAAAAACCCACGAAGAAGATATAGTTGGTTTAAGAAGCGTTCTTGAGGGTTCAAATTCTCAAATTTCAAAACTTGAAAGCAGAGTGTCTGATTTAGAGATTAGAACTACTGGAAAAGTTAGTAAGTTAGCAGACAAATCGGCATCTACAGTAACAAGCGAAGATATTGCAGGATTAAAAAAAGATATACAAGAGTTAAAAGCACAAATTGCAGTGATTAATCAAAAGCTTGGAACACAAGGCGTAAAAAAAAATGAAAATTTAGTTCAAAAAAGCGATGAAAAGGTAGTTCAAGCCAAAAAAACTACTACTAAAACACAAGAAAAATCAAGCCAAACTCAAACAAAAAAACCAGCAAAAAAGGTCGTGGCTTTCGATGATATGAAAAAAGAAGATATTATACAAGATGCACAAGATCTTTTTAACAAAAAAGAGTTCTCAAAAGCAAAAGTAAATTATGATTATTTAGCTAGTAAAAATTATAAACCAGCTTTTACAAATTTTATGCTTGGAGAAATTTCGTATAATCAAAAGTCATATTCTAGCGCTATAACTAGCTATCAAAAAAGTATCAAACACAAAGATGATGCAACCTACATGCCAACGCTTCTTAGCCATACAGCAATCAGCTTAGAAAAAATAGGCGATAAAAGTAGTGCTGATAAATTCTACAGTGTGTTAAAGAGCAAATACCCAAATAGTGCAGAAGCAAAAGCTATAAAAAAATAAAATAGCTTGTTAACTTTTTTTATGTAAAATCAACAAAATTTAATTAAATAGGAGAAATATTATGGCTAATAACAGAGTAATAACTATGTTTTATGAGCTAAAAGATGCTAATAGTGGCGAACTTTTAGAGACAAATTGGGACAAAGAGCCTATATCATTTGTAACAGGACTTGGTCAAATTTTACAAAAACTTGAAGATGATGTTGTAAATTTAGAAAATAATGATGAAAAAACTATCAAAATTGAGGCAAAAGAAGGTATAGGCGAGTATAACAACGAAGCTGTTCAAAGCTTACCAAAAGAGCAATTTGCAGGTATTGAGCTAGTAGAAGGCATGGAGCTTTTTGGTCAAGGCGAAGATGGTTCAACTGCTAGAGTTATCGTTAAAGCAATCGGCGATGAAGAGGTTATGATAGATTTTAACCACCCATATGCTGGAAAAGATTTAGAGTTTAAAGTAAAGATAGTAGAAAACAGAGAAGCTGACGCTGATGAAGCAGCAAGTGGCGTAGTAGCAGGTGCGGCATCTTGTGCATGCGGAAATGGTGGCGGACATCACCATGGTGAAGAAGGCGGATGTTGTGGTGGGCATGGACACCATAGTGATGAAGATGAGTGTTGTGGTGGCGAGCATCATGGACAAAATGGTGGATGCTGCGGAAAACACAAGGCGTAATTTATGAAATACGCTTTTATTTTCCCTGGTCAAGGCTCACAAGCTGTTGGCATGGGCAAAGAGATATATGAAAATTTTGTTCAAGCAAGAGAAATTTTAGATAGAGCAAGCGATTTTTGCAGTATTGATTTTAAAAAATTGCTATTTGAGCCAAATGATAATTTGGCTATCTCTGAGTTTACTCAACCGGCAATAGTGCTAAATTCTTTCATGTGTTATTTAGCCCTTGAAGAGAGTATGGCTTTAAAAGCAGATTTAACTCTTGGGCACTCTTTGGGCGAATTTAGCGCTCTTGGAGTGAGCGGTGGGCTTGATTTGATTGATACTATAAAGCTAGTAAACAGTAGAGGTAAATTTATGCAAGCAGCTTGCGAAGGTAAAAATGCCTCTATGATGGTGATTTTAGGTCTTGAAGATAGCAAAGTTGAAGAAATTTGTCAAAATGCTAGAGAAAATGGCGCTCAAGTTTGGGCAGCAAACTACAACTGCGATGGACAAATCGTCGTCGCTGGAAACAAAGATGACTTAGCCAAATTAGAAAGCACATTTAAAGAAGCTGGCGCAAAAAGAGCTATGCTTTTAAACATGAGCGTAGCTAGTCACTGTCCGACACTAAAAGATGCGAGTGAAAATTTAGTAAAAGAGTTAGAGCCACTTATAAAAGATGAATTTGATCCCGTTGTATCAAACGTGATAGCTAGAGCATATACAAGCAAAGATGAAGCGTTACAACTTTTAAAAGCGCAACTTGTTAAGCCGGTTTTATATAAACAAAGCATAGAAAACATCGATTCTAGCGTTGATTGCTATGTTGAGTTTGGCGCTGGTGTTTTAAAAGGAATGAATAAAAAAATCACCTCTAAGCCAACTTATTCGATAACTGATATAAAAAGCCTTGAAGAGTTTATGAGCTTTGCTAAGGGTGAGTTTTGAAAGTGGCTATTTTAGGTGCTATGCCAGAAGAAATCGCACCACTTTTAGAACGAATTGAAACTAAAGAGATTGATTACGCTAATAATAAATTTTATCTAGCAAACTATAAAAACCACGAGCTTATCATCGCTTATTCAAAGATAGGCAAGGTAAACTCAACGATGAGCGCTACTATAATGCGTGAAAAATTTGGTGCTGAAGTTTTGCTTTTTACCGGCGTGGCTGGAGCTTTAAAAACTGGACTTAAAATCGGCGATGTGCTTTTTGCTACTAAAGTAGTGCAGCACGATCTTGATATCTCTGCTTTTGGGCACCCTTTTGGATTTGTTCCTGGAAGCCCTGTTTTTGTAGAAACTGATAAGAGGTTAAATAAAATCGCAGTTGATGTTGCAAACGAACTTGGTATAAATTTAACCAGCGGAATTATTGCAAGTGGAGATCAGTTTGTTTGTGATGAGAGTAGAAAAGAGTGGATTTTACGCACTTTTGATGCTGCTGCTGTAGAGATGGAAGGGGCAAGTGTTGGGCAAGTTTGCTTTGCGCTTGGTATGCCATTTTTTATAATGAGAGCAATCAGCGATGAAGCTGGCGAAAAAGCGGAGTTTGATTTTGATGAGTTTATGGTAAATTCGGCAAAAACAAGTGCAAATTTTGTTTTAAAGATGGTTGATAGGTTATGATTGAACTTAGCAAAAAGCTTTTGCGTGTAGTTGGACAGACTAACGCAAAATACAGTATGTTTGAAGCTGGAGATAAAATTTTGCTAGGATTAAGTGGCGGAAAAGATAGTATGGTTTTAGCTCATTTGCTAAAACATTTTTCGCGCGTTAGTCCGCTAGATTGGGAGTTTCAAACTGCAACTTTAAGCTATGGTATAGGTGAGGATTTTAGCGCAGTTTCAGCTCATCTTAAAGAGCATAAAATCCCTCATCATGTGATAAATAGTAGAATTTTTGAGTATGGTAAGGAAAAAATTCGCGAAAATACGACATTTTGCAGCTTTTGTAGTCGCATGAGAAGAGGTTATCTTTATAGTTATGCGATTGAAAATGGTTTTAACAAAATCGCTATCGCGCACCATTTTGACGATGCTGCGGAGAGTTTTTTTATGAATTTAACCTATAATGGTGCTTTAAGAACTCTTGCGCCAAAGTATACTGCCGAAAATGGGTTGGTTTTAATCCGCCCATTGATTTTAGCAAGAGAGCGCCAACTAAGGGATTGTGCTATAAAAAACGAATTGCCGATAATGAACGAAGAGGACTCTTGTCCAGCCAAACAATACGGCAACAAAGAGCCGCGCGCAAGAGCTGAAACAAAAGAGCTTTTGGCTAAATTTGAAAAAGAAAATCCGAAATTTTTCATAAGCTTAAAATCTGCTTTTGAAAACATACACACAGATACATTTTTTAACTGTTAGGACAAGCTAAATTTGTCCTAAATTTATGATAAACGAGGCGTTAGATGAACTCTTTTTTTATAACTGCGACAAATACAGATGTTGGCAAAACTTTTATAACTTGTGCTATTTTACAAGCTTTTTTAGATGCTAAATTTAATGCAAAAGCGATAAAGCCGGTTCAAACTGGTTGCGAAATTTGTGATGGAAAACTTAAAGCGCCAGATGTAAAAGAGTATGAAAGAATAAATCCTAAAAACGACTATGAGCCACTTTTTGCTCTTAAATTTCCAGCCTCTCCACACTTTAGTGCAAATTTAGAAAATGTAGAAATAAAAATGAGCGCGATTTTACGATATATAGAAAATCACGCAAAAAATGCCGATATAACGCTAGTTGAAGGCGCTGGTGGGCTTTTTGTTCCTTTAAACGAGAGTGAAAATTTCATCGATGTTATAAGCGCTAGTCAAATTCCAGCAATTTTAGTAGCTAAAAATGAGCTTGGATGTTTAAACCACATACTACTTAGCATTGAAGCTTTACAAAATCGTGGCGTTAAAATTCCGCTTTTAGTGCTAAATTTTCATGATGAAAATGATGAAATTTGTCTTTCAAATTTAGATTTTTTAAGAGCTAAATTTAAAGGCGAAATTGTTTGCGTACCAAATCAAAAAGATGCTAGTATAAAAACAGCGGCGGCTAAATTTAGCACTTTTGTCAAAACTCAAAGCAAGCTTTTAAAAGAGCAAATTTTTAAAAACGATAACCTTGAATTTGATAAAAAACATCTTTGGCACCCTTACACCTCGGCACTTCATCCACTTAAAACACATGAGGTTATATATGCAAAAGGTGCTAAAATTTACACAAAAAGTGGTGAGTTAATCGATGGTATGAGTTCGTGGTGGTGCGAAATTCATGGGTATAACAACGACGAGTTAAACGCGGCTGCAACGGCGCAAATTCATAAATTCTCACATGTTATGTTTGGTGGGCTAACGCATGAGATGGCTATCAATTTAGGCAAAAAACTGCTTGAAATCATGCCTGAATTTAATCAAATTTTTTATAGCGATAGCGGTTCAGTTAGCGTTGAAGTTGCCCTGAAAATGGCACTTCAATACCAACAAAACAAAAACAAAGAAAAAAATCAAATCCTAACAGTGCTTGGCGGATATCATGGCGATACGTTTGGGGCGATGAGTGTGTGTGACCCACAAAATGGCATGCACTTTTTGTTTAATGGTGTTTTAGCAAAGCAGATTTTTGCTCCTAAGCCAAAATGCGCGTTTAACAAGGATTTTGACCCGCATTCTCTTGATGAGATAAGCCAGATTTTCCAACAAAATCAAAACAAAATCGCAGCTTTAATCATAGAACCAATTGTTCAAGGGGCTGGTGGAATGTGGTTTTATCACCCTAAATATCTTCGTGGACTTAGGAAGTTGTGTGATAAGTTTGGTGCGCTTTTGATTTTTGATGAGATTGCGACTGGATTTGGAAGAACGGGCGAGATGTTTGCATATCAACACGCTGGAATTTCTCCTGATATTATAACCATAGGCAAGGCTCTAACTGGTGGATTTATGAGCTTTGCGGCGACTTTGACGACAAAAGAAGTAGCGCATGGTATAAGCCAAAATGGCGGAGTTTTCATGCATGGACCAACCTTTATGGCAAATCCTTTAGCATGTGCGGTAAGTCTTAAAAGCATAGAGATTTTAATGCGTTCAAATTGGCGTGAAAATGTAGCTAAAATAGAACAAATTTTAAAACAAGAGCTTGCAAAATGTGCTAAATTTAGCGTAGTTCGTGATGTTCGCGTTCTTGGAGCTATTGGCGTGGTGGAGCTAAAAGAAGATGTAAATGTGCAAAGCTTGCAAGAGTTTTTTGTCTTGCGTGGAGTTTGGATACGTCCATTTGGTAAAAATATATATCTTATGCCGCCATTTATCATCTCAAAAGATGAGCTTGTAAAGCTAACAGATGCGGTTTGCGTAGCGATTAAAGAGGATAAATTCAGAGGATAATTTTAAACCTTTATGCGGTTTTACTAGCTTTTTAGATGTTTTGAGTGTAAAAATATGTAGCAAATTTTAGTTATAAACAGATACTAAAACGTATAAATTTACTTTTTTACAGCCACAAGTTTGGCTATTTTGATTTTGTTGGACTAAGGCTGCTTTTTAACTAAAATCATTAAGCAAACTCGCACGTTAACTGTGCTTGAAATTATAAAAGAGTTATTGGTAAATACAAACTATTTTAGCAGTTATTCTGCGTGGTTTGGCGCAATTTTACTGGCTAAGCTTGCTTTAGTAAAAAGCAGTTTGTCAGCCAGCGTTTTTGTTATGATTTGTGATAATGAAATTAAATTTGTCGTTGTATGATACTTGTTTTATGGAGTTGGAGTTGGCGCTTGTGCAGTTATGACAAAAGTGCTTTAAGCTATCATTTTGTAGAAAATAAGGTGTGTGTTGGCAAGCATGGTTAAGTCTGTTTTTGCTATAATTTTTCATAACATATGCCATGTCTTTAAGTAGAAATTTGGAGTTTATCGCCATGCTTAATGATATAATGTTGGCATTTTAAACAATAGCGCATTTAAAGGGTAAAATTTGGACAAAGAAAGCTATATATTTAACAAATTTAAAAACTCGCTAAACGGCGATGATGGCGCAGTTGTTGGCAAGTGTGTTTATAGTAAGGATTTGTTTGTTGAGGGTGTGCATTTTAGGCGAGAGTGGATGAGTCTAACTCAAATCGCAACTAAAAGTATGCTAGTAAATATCTCTGATGCAATTGCTATGAATGCTGTTCCAAAATACGCGCTTTTGGGAGTTTCCTTGCCAAAAGATATAAGCGTTGGCGAGATTGATGAACTTACAAATGGGTTTTTAAAAATTGCGCGTGAGTATGGGGTGCAAATCATCGGTGGCGATACAATCAGCGATGAAAAAATCGTTATTAGTATAACAATCATCTCAAAAACAAAAAATCCGATTTATAGAAAAGGTGCTAGCAATGGGGATTTGCTAGCTTTTACTGGAAATTTGGGAGATGTAAAAAAAGAGTTTGAAATCCTTGAAAATGGTGGTAAGATTTCAAATGATTCTAAATTCTACATTCCAAATTTAAAAGACAAATTTTTTTACAAAGTGGCTAAATTCATCAATGCGGCGATGGATATAAGCGATGGTTTAAGTAAAGATTTAAGTCGTTTGCTTAAGGTAAATTCTTTAGGATTTAAGCCGCTTTTAAAGCTTAGCAAAGATGAGCTTTGTAGTGGCGAAGAGTATGAAATTCTTTTTGCTTTTAAGCCAAAATTTAAAGATAAAATTTTAAAAATCGCTTGCAAAACTAATACTAAAATAACCATTTTTGGGCAGTGCGTTGAACTAGATGAGAATACAAAATTTATAAATAAGTGCAAAGAGCACCATTTTTAGGCTAAATTTAAGTTTTTATATAATTTCACATTATTTTAAGTAAAATTATATAAAATTAGATTTATGAACTGGATATATTTGATAGTTGGCGGTCTTTTTGAGGCTGGGTTTTCGGCGAGTTTAGCTAAAGCTGGGCAAAGTGATGGGCTTAAGTTTTGGCTTTATATAGGTGCATTTTTACTAAGTGTTGGCTTGAGTATGTTTTTACTGTATAAAGCCATGAGTGGGGATAATGCCATAGCTGTTGGGACTGCTTATACTGTTTGGGCTGGAATCGGCGCGGCACTTAGCGTGGTTTGTGGGATAGTCTTTTTTGGCGATGCGGTATCGTTTTGGCGGATATTTTTCTTAACTACGCTGATTTTATCAATCATAGGTCTTAAAATTGTAAGTTAAAACCCATCAAGCAAGATATTATAAAGCCTATTTACAGTTTCATCACTTAAATTTAGGCTTTTTTTTGTTTTAAAAAACTCTTCAATCTCATCTTTATCAAAGCCATTTTGATTCATACAGTGCTCATGCGATGGTAAAAAACCTCTTGCAAGTGCTACTTTATCACCAATCTCATAATCGCACAAAAAACAAAAATCGCAATTATGAAGCCTTCCTTCAGCATCTAAAATCTTAGCGTAAGCTTCGATAAAAAGGCGTTTTGCGTTTTGTTTATCAAGCTTTAGTGCGCACTCTTCAAGCACGTTAAAATAAATTTCTTCAACATCATTTAACTCTTTTAAATGTTCATAAAATAGCCTGATAAACTGCTGCCATAAAAAAAGTTTATCACGATTTATAAGCCATCTATGCCCAAGGTGCATTGTGTTTACAAGGCGTGGTAAAAAAGTCATCGAGTGCTCTAACTCAAAATCAAGCTTGTAACCTTGCGTGATTTTAGAGTGCCTAGCTCCATAAAATCTGTATGATTTGACTAGCGAAGAGTTAGTTAAAATGTAGACAATGCAGTCTTCATCTTTTATTTTTTGAATTTGTAAAATATATCCTTGCATGGGTTGTATTGTATAAAAATTAGGATTTAAATACAATAAATTTAGCTAAATTTAATGCTTGCAAAGGCGCAAAAAGGCTAAATTTAGTAAGTCTAAGCAAAGATAAGGAAAATTTAGTTATAATCATATAATTTTTGTATAAGGTTGATATAATGAATTTTGGTGATATATTTTCAAAAATAAGAAGGAAGCAAGCCGATCCTAGCGAGGCACCAGCGCATTGGATTAAGTGTCCAAACTGCCACTCTTTGATGTATTATAAAGAGGTGGAGGCTTGTCATAATGTCTGCCCAAAATGCGGTCATCACATGAGATTAACAGCAGATCAAAGAATAGCGCTTTTAGCTGATGAGGGAAGTTTTGTTGAATTTGATAAAACTCTTGAGCCTGTTGATCCTTTAAAATTTGTCGATAAAAAATCATATAAAAAACGAGTTAGCGAAAGCGAAGCAAAGACAGGAAGACACAGCTCTGTTATAAGTGGCGAGGCTAAAATCAATGGCGTTGATGTAGAGCTTGTGGTTTTTGACTTTGCTTTTATGGGTGGAAGCTTAGGCTCAGTTGAGGGCGAAAAAATTGTAAGAGCGGTAAAACGCTGTATAGAAAAACGAAGAGCATTAGTCATAGTAAGCGCAAGTGGCGGCGCTAGAATGCAAGAAAGCACCTACTCTTTAATGCAGATGAGTAAAACTTCAGCTGCGGTTAAAAAACTAGCAGATGAAAAACTACCATTTATCTCAGTTTTAACAGATCCAACAATGGGCGGCGTGAGCGCTTCTTTTGCGTGGCTTGGCGATATTATCATGGCTGAACCGGGCGCTTTGATTGGGTTTGCTGGACAAAGAGTTATAAAGCAAACGATTGGAGCGGATTTACCAGAAGGTTTCCAACGCTCTGAGTTTTTACTAGAACATGGGCTGATAGATGCCATTGTTGCTAGACAAGATCATAAAAAATACATCAGCGATATGATAGAACTTCTTAGTAAAACTAAAAAAGATGAAAAAGCATTAGCTGCGT
It encodes:
- a CDS encoding DMT family transporter — encoded protein: MNWIYLIVGGLFEAGFSASLAKAGQSDGLKFWLYIGAFLLSVGLSMFLLYKAMSGDNAIAVGTAYTVWAGIGAALSVVCGIVFFGDAVSFWRIFFLTTLILSIIGLKIVS
- the recO gene encoding recombination protein RecO — encoded protein: MQGYILQIQKIKDEDCIVYILTNSSLVKSYRFYGARHSKITQGYKLDFELEHSMTFLPRLVNTMHLGHRWLINRDKLFLWQQFIRLFYEHLKELNDVEEIYFNVLEECALKLDKQNAKRLFIEAYAKILDAEGRLHNCDFCFLCDYEIGDKVALARGFLPSHEHCMNQNGFDKDEIEEFFKTKKSLNLSDETVNRLYNILLDGF
- the accD gene encoding acetyl-CoA carboxylase, carboxyltransferase subunit beta gives rise to the protein MNFGDIFSKIRRKQADPSEAPAHWIKCPNCHSLMYYKEVEACHNVCPKCGHHMRLTADQRIALLADEGSFVEFDKTLEPVDPLKFVDKKSYKKRVSESEAKTGRHSSVISGEAKINGVDVELVVFDFAFMGGSLGSVEGEKIVRAVKRCIEKRRALVIVSASGGARMQESTYSLMQMSKTSAAVKKLADEKLPFISVLTDPTMGGVSASFAWLGDIIMAEPGALIGFAGQRVIKQTIGADLPEGFQRSEFLLEHGLIDAIVARQDHKKYISDMIELLSKTKKDEKALAALEDKNLDNEDDEE